One window of Trichoderma breve strain T069 chromosome 3, whole genome shotgun sequence genomic DNA carries:
- a CDS encoding FACT complex subunit (SPT16/CDC68) domain-containing protein, producing MAEIKIDSKLFQERLSHFVTAWKNDLRAKDGLFGGVSSFVIMMGKVEEVPEFHKNNAVHFWLLGYEFPTTLMLFTVDTLYILTTAKKAKHLEQLKGGRFPIEVLVRGKDAAENEKLFVTVADKIKEAGKKVGVISKDTSKGPFVDEWKKVFAEHCKDVEEVDISTALSTHAFSIKDESELRAMRTASKACVALMTPYFLDEMSNILDAEKKVKHSVLADKVDKKLDDNNFWKTVELPSKGKLPSDLDPAQLDWILPPSIQSGGKYDLRFSTDPNDDNLHAGIIIAALGLRYKSYCSTIARTYLVDPNKSQESNYKLLSMVHNTIIKEIRDGMTAKDVYAKALGVIKSKKPEMEKHFLKNVGWGVGLENRDPTLVLSAKNQRVLKDGMTLIINTGFQDIENPQPQDKNSKIYSLVLTDTIRVTAAEPVVFTAEAPTSADANSFFFKDDEEAQPTPKKEKKDSRVGAVATKNITSTRLRSERTTQTDEDADKKRREHQKELAAKKQKEGLARFSESTSGQNGGEVKKFKRFESYKRDNQFPLKIKNLEIIVDSKNSTVVLPIMGRPVPFHINTIKNASKSDEGEFAFLRINFLSPGQGVGRKDDQPFEDASAHFVRSLTFRSLDGDRYSEIATQISNLKRDVVKKEQEKKDMEDVVEQDKLAEIRNRRPAVLDNVYIRPAMEGKRVPGKVEIHQNGIRYQSPLNAQHRVDILFSNVKHLFFQPCQHELIVIIHIHLKDPIIVGNKKKTKDVQFYREATDIQFDETGNRKRKYRYGDEDEFEAEQEERRRRAELDRLFQGFAQKIAEAGRNENIEVDMPIRDLGFNGVPFRSNVFIQPTTDCLIQVVEPPFMVITIEDIEVAHLERVQFGLKNFDMVFVFKDFTRAPYHINTIPVEFLDQVKDFLDSSDIAFTEGPLNLNWPTIMKTVNQDTHQFFVDGGWSFLQADSDDSGAEDESEEESAFEMDDEEMDEVSESSEEDSDFGSNASDDDDDEEADIDSEDEGEDWDEMEKKARKRDRESGLNDDEGRGSGKKSRKR from the exons ATGGCGGAGATCAAGATCGACAGCAAGCTCTTCCAGGAGCGCCTCTCGCACTTCGTCACTGCCTGGAAGAATGACCTCCGAGCCAAGGAtgggctctttggcggcgtcTCGTCCTTCGTCATCATGATGGGCAAGGTCGAGGAGGTTCCCGAATTCCACAAGAACAACGCCGTTCAC TTTTGGCTTTTGGGTTACGAGTTTCCGACCACCCTGATGCTCTTCACCGTCGACACCCTCTACATTCTCACTACGGCAAAGAAGG CAAAACATCTCGAACAGCTCAAGGGCGGCCGTTTCCCCATCGAGGTGCTTGTTCGAGGCAAGGATGCAGCCGAAAACGAGAAGCTGTTTGTCACTGTGGCAGACAAGATCAAAGAAGCGGGG AAGAAAGTTGGCGTCATCTCCAAGGATACGTCCAAGGGGCCTTTCGTCGATGAGTGGAAGAAGGTGTTTGCCGAACACTGCAAAGATGTCGAGGAGGTTGACATTTCCACCGCTTTGTCCACTCATgccttctccatcaaagACGAAAGCGAATTACGAGCGATGCGGACGGCTTCCAAGGCTTGCGTGGCCCTCATGACGCCCTACTTCCTCGACGAAATGTCCAACATTCTCGATGCCGAGAAGAAAGTCAAGCACTCCGTTCTAGCCGACAAGGTCGATAAGAAGCTTGACGATAACAATTTCTGGAAGACTGTTGAGCTCCCCAGCAAAGGCAAGCTGCCTTCGGATCTCGACCCCGCGCAACTGGATTGGATCCTGCCCCCCTCCATTCAGAGTGGTGGTAAATACGATCTGCGATTTTCTACCGATCCAAATGACGACAACCTACATGCTGGGATCATCATCGCCGCGCTGGGTTTGCGATATAAGTCATACTGCTCAACGATTGCGCGAACGTACCTAGTAGATCCCAACAAGTCTCAGGAGAGCAACTACAAGCTCCTTTCAATGGTGCACAACACAATCATTAAGGAGATCCGCGATGGCATGACTGCGAAGGATGTATACGCCAAGGCGTTAGGTgtcatcaagagcaagaagccAGAAATGGAGAAGCACTTCTTGAAGAATGTCGGTTGGGGTGTTGGCCTTGAGAACAGAGACCCTACTCTTGTACTGAGTGCCAAGAACCAGCGAGTTCTCAAAGACGGAATGACTTTGATCATCAATACCGGATTCCAGGATATCGAGAACCCACAGCCTCAAGACAAGAACAGCAAGATTTACTCATTAGTCCTGACTGATACCATCAGAGTGACAGCTGCTGAGCCGGTGGTTTTCACTGCTGAGGCGCCGACAAGCGCCGACGCCAActcattcttcttcaaggatgatgaggaggcaCAGCCTACgcccaagaaggagaagaaggattcCAGAGTTGGCGCAGTCGCCACCAAGAACATTACCAGCACTCGCCTTCGCTCCGAGCGCACCACCCAAACAGACGAGGACGCGGACAAGAAGCGTCGAGAGCATCAGAAGGAACTggccgccaagaagcagaaggagggcCTGGCCAGATTCTCCGAGTCAACCAGTGGGCAAAATGGCGGAGAGGTCAAGAAATTCAAGCGTTTCGAGTCCTACAAGCGGGACAATCAGTTCCCCTTAAAGATCAAGAACCTTGAGATTATCGTTGACTCAAAGAACAGCACTGTCGTTCTCCCCATCATGGGACGGCCTGTCCCGTTCcatatcaacaccatcaagaaTGCCAGTAAGAGCGACGAGGGAGAATTCGCCTTTTTGCGGATAAACTTCCTGTCGCCCGGCCAGGGTGTCGGTAGAAAGGATGACCAGCCCTTTGAGGACGCATCCGCCCACTTTGTTCGCAGCTTGACATTCCGATCGCTCGATGGAGACAGATATAGTGAGATAGCTACTCAGATCTCGAACCTAAAGCGCGACGTCGTCAAGAAggagcaagagaagaaggatatgGAAGATGTGGTGGAGCAAGACAAGCTGGCGGAAATCAGAA ATCGACGCCCGGCTGTCTTGGACAACGTGTATATCCGCCCAGCTATGGAGGGCAAGAGAGTACCTGGAAAGGTCGAGATACACCAGAATGGTATCCGTTACCAGTCTCCTCTCAATGCTCAGCATCGCGTGGATATCCTCTTTTCAAACGTCAAgcacctcttcttccagcctTGCCAGCACGAGTTGATtgtcatcatccacatccatcTAAAAGACCCTATCATTGTGGGcaataaaaagaagacgaaggatGTGCAGTTCTACCGTGAAGCAACCGACATCCAGTTTGATGAGACTGGTAACAGAAAGCGAAAGTACCGCTatggagatgaggatgaattCGAGGCTGAACAAGAGGAGCGCCGTCGCCGCGCCGAATTGGACAGGCTATTCCAAGGCTTTGCCCAGAAGATTGCCGAAGCCGGTCGCAATGAGAACATCGAGGTTGATATGCCCATCCGGGACCTCGGATTTAACGGCGTGCCTTTCCGCAGCAACGTCTTCATTCAGCCGACTACCGACTGCCTCATCCAGGTTGTTGAGCCCCCATTCATGGTCATCACCATTGAAGACATTGAAGTCGCCCATCTCGAGCGTGTCCAGTTCGGTTTGAAGAACTTTGACATGGTATTCGTCTTCAAGGACTTTACACGTGCTCCATATCACATCAATACCATTCCCGTCGAATTCCTCGACCAGGTCAAGGATTTCTTGGATTCTTCAGACATTGCCTTTACCGAGGGTCCTCTTAACCTCAACTGGCCGACCATTATGAAGACAGTCAACCAAGATACCCACCAGTTCTTCGTCGATGGTGGTTGGTCGTTCCTGCAGGCCGACTCAGACGATTCCGGTGCCGAGGACGAGTCCGAGGAAGAATCAGCTTTCGAGatggacgacgaggagatggatgaagtgTCCGAGTCCAGCGAGGAAGATTCCGACTTTGGAAGCAACGCcagcgatgatgacgatgatgaagaggccgacaTCGAtagtgaggatgagggcgaagattgggatgagatggagaagaaggccaggAAGCGCGACCGTGAGAGTGGcctcaatgatgatgaaggccgTGGAAGTGGAAAGAAGTCACGCAAGCGATAA
- a CDS encoding aminotransferase class-V domain-containing protein encodes MASIASSALRSASRLGSSTAVTTAPLRGIHRAALVAATRRSGRRGYVTESKRDNARVETAIKLDKKDFADIPQSVDMTSPNMKVSPMAEVLKTAAVMEEGQRPIYLDMQATTPVDPRVLDAMLPFYVGEFGNPHSRTHAYGWESEKAVEEAREHVANLIGADPKEIIFTSGATESNNMSIKGVARFFGRSGKKKHIITTQTEHKCVLDSCRHLQDEGFEVTYLPVQSNGLIKMEDLEAAIRPETALVSIMTVNNEIGVIQPIEQIGKLCREKKIFFHTDAAQAVGKIPIDVNAMNIDLMSISSHKIYGPKGIGACYVRRRPRVRLDPLITGGGQERGLRSGTLAPPLVAGFGEACRVAKEEMEYDSKRIKFLSDRLLGGLLAMEHTNQNGDSKSFYPGCVNVSFAYVEGESLLMALKDIALSSGSACTSASLEPSYVLRALGNSDENAHSSIRFGIGRFTTEEEIDYVLKAVRERVTFLRELSPLWELVQEGIDLNTIQWSQH; translated from the exons ATGGCTAGTATTGCATCGTCAGCGCTGAGGTCGGCGAGCCGCCTTGGCTCCAGCACGGCCGTCACTACGGCGCCGTTGCGAGGAATTCACAGAGCTGCCCTGGTGGCGGCTACGAGGAGGAGCGGGAGGCGAGGCTATGTGACCGAGTCCAAGAGAGACAATGCGCGGGTCGAAACGGCTAtcaagctggacaagaaggacTTTGCAGACATTCCTCAGTCGGTGGACATGACCTCACCTAACATGAAGGTCAGCCCGATGGCCG AGGTTCTCAAGACCGCAGCCGTCATGGAGGAGGGCCAGCGACCCATCTACCTCGACATGCAGGCCACCACGCCTGTTGACCCCCGTGTCCTAGATGCCATGCTGCCGTTTTACGTCGGCGAGTTCGGCAACCCCCACTCAAGAACGCACGCTTACGGCTGGGAGAGTGAAAAGGCTGTGGAGGAGGCCCGAGAGCATGTGGCGAATCTGATTGGCGCCGACCCTAAGGAGATTATCTTCACCAGCGGTGCCACGGAGAGTAACAACATGAGCATCAAGGGCGTTGCGCGATTCTTCGGCCGatctggcaagaagaagcacatcatcaccactcaGACCGAGCACAAGTGTGTGCTGGACAGCTGCAGACATCTGCAGGATGAAGGGTTCGAGGTTACCTATCTGCCTGTTCAGAGCAATGGCCTGATCAAGATGGAAGATCTTGAGGCTGCCATCAGGCCTGAGACGGCCCTGGTCAGTATCATGACTGTGAACAACGAGATCGGAGTCATCCAGCCGATCGAGCAGATTGGCAAACTCTGCcgtgagaagaagatcttCTTCCACACCGATGCTGCACAGGCTGTCGGCAAGATCCCCATTGATGTCAATGCCATGAACATTGACCTCATGTCCATTTCATCACATAAGATTTACGGACCCAAGGGCATTGGCGCATGCTATGTCCGCAGACGCCCGAGGGTTCGGCTCGACCCCCTCATCACTGGTGGTGGACAAGAGCGAGGCCTACGAAGCGGTACCTTGGCACCACCCCTGGTTGCTGGCTTTGGTGAGGCATGCCGCGTtgccaaggaagagatggag TATGACTCCAAGAGGATTAAGTTCCTATCAGATCGACTCTTGGGTGGACTGCTTGCTATGGAGCACACCAACCAGAATGGCGATTCGAAATCCTTCTACCCCGGCTGCGTCAACGTTTCATTTGCATACGTCGAGGGTGAATCCCTATTGATGGCCCTGAAGGACATTGCGCTGTCTTCGGGTAGCGCATGTACTTCGGCCTCGCTTGAGCCTAGCTACGTGCTTCGTGCGCTTGGAAACAGCGACGAGAATGCGCATAGCAGCATCCGGTTCGGCATTGGCCGCTTTACCacggaggaagagattgactACGTGCTGAAGGCGGTCAGGGAGCGTGTCACGTTCCTGCGTGAGCTCAGCCCACTGTGGGAGCTTGTGCAAGAGGGCATCGACCTGAACACGATCCAGTGGAGCCAGCACTAA
- a CDS encoding LEM3 (ligand-effect modulator 3) family / CDC50 family domain-containing protein: MSDSPRGGHTDSLDSLDTAPNKPDKKKSRRPANTAFRQQRLKAWQPILTPKTVLPLFFAIGVIFAPIGGLLLYASTQVQEIRLDYTHCTADAPAYNNGRGFGSMPSSDIETQFKTSNTSIDAQWAVQSDVDIPVNPGVKVSGQRCYLRFNIPESMGPPVLFYYQLTNFYQNHRRYADSFDVNQLKGDNRSYGDIHGSKCTPLYGETIDGVKKPYYPCGLIANSMFNDSYTSPELLNPPGGRGNETRTYLMANNTNIAWSSDRDLYNPTTQSLSEIIPPPNWRLRYPDGYTKTNPPPNLKEWQAFQVWMRTAGLPTFSKLYQRNDTQAMAEGRYQIVIDDFFPTTEYRGKKSIIITTRTVVGGRNNFLGIAYIVVAGLCIVLGVIFLASHLIKPRKLGDHTYLSWNNVPTSKPGGNTAVASGREIRPDA; this comes from the exons ATGTCCGACTCACCGCGGGGAGGTCATACCGACTCCCTCGATTCTCTTGACACAGCCCCGAACAAGccggacaagaagaagagccgtCGCCCTGCGA ACACGGCCTTTCGACAACAGCGACTCAAAGCCTGGCA GCCAATTCTTACTCCAAAGACAGTTctgcctctcttcttcgccatcggCGTCATATTCGCTCCAATCGGCGGCTTGTTGCTATATGCCAGCACTCAG GTGCAAGAGATTCGCCTCGATTACACCCACTGCACAGCCGATGCTCCGGCCTACAACAACGGCAGGGGCTTCGGCTCCATGCCCAGCAGCGACATAGAGACTCAGTTCAAAACCTCCAACACGTCGATTGATGCGCAATGGGCCGTCCAATCAGACGTCGACATCCCTGTCAACCCGGGCGTCAAGGTGTCTGGACAGCGATGCTATTTGAGATTCAACATCCCCGAGAGCATGGGCCCTCCGGTTCTGTTCTACTACCAGCTCACCAACTTTTACCAGAACCATCGTCGATACGCCGATTCGTTTGACGTCAACCAGCTCAAGGGAGACAACAGGTCATATGGCGATATTCACGGCTCGAAATGCACCCCTCTGTATGGTGAGACCATCGACGGCGTCAAGAAGCCGTACTATCCGTGCGGACTCATTGCCAACTCCATGTTCAACGACTCCTACACCAGCCCCGAGCTGTTGAACCCTCCCGGAGGCCGTGGTAACGAGACGCGAACATACCTCAtggccaacaacaccaacatcgCCTGGAGCAGCGACCGAGATTTGTACAACCCAACCACGCAGTCGCTGAGCGAAATCATCCCGCCACCCAACTGGCGTCTGCGTTATCCGGACGGTTATACCAAGACCAACCCTCCCCCCAACCTCAAGGAGTGGCAGGCGTTCCAAGTCTGGATGCGTACTGCCGGTTTGCCGACCTTTAGCAAGCTCTACCAGCGCAACGACACCCAAGCGATGGCTGAGGGACGCTACCAAATCGTTATCGATGATT TCTTCCCCACAACGGAATACAGAGGCAAAAagtccatcatcatcactacTCGCACCGTTGTGGGTGGTCGCAACAACTTCCTTGGCATCGCCTacattgttgttgctggccTCTGCATTGTTCTcggcgtcatcttcctcgcttctcatctcatcaagccAAG GAAACTCGGTGACCACACTTACCTGTCGTGGAACAACGTCCCCACGTCCAAACCCGGCGGCAACACCGCTGTGGCCTCGGGCCGCGAGATCCGTCCTGATGCTTAG
- a CDS encoding BAR domain-containing protein, whose amino-acid sequence MSFKGFQKSLVRAPQQFKSKFNIGEHTKDAVYIDAERRFQELEKETKKLHDESKKYFEAINGMLNHQIEFSKAMTEVYKPISGRVSDPDSIKPEGNPEGIAACEEYEAVVQELQETLAPELETIESRVIRPANELLDVIKVIRKTAVKRDHKQLDYDRHRTTLKKLQDKKDRSAKDEKAMWKAEGDCEQATQDFEYYNNLLKDELPKLFQLEQEFIKPLFQSFYYMQLNIFYTLHERMQRCDIGYFDLTRDIEEAFNEKRGDIQEQAEALSIVRFKTTGQRRPPPKVGGRPTIEAAKPQGLLTAGSATPEKMSPKFGGFPAEDAGEAAAPPPYSPSTKPGLSTLVAGKAKPPPPPKPKPTRLSGAPPPETVTALYDFAAQAEGDLSFRAGDVIEIIQRTQNENEWWQGKVNGKQGQFPGNYVKLN is encoded by the exons ATGAGTTTCAAAGGCTTCCAGAAGAGCCTTGTTAGG GCGCCGCAACAATTCAAGTCAAAATTCAACATTGGCGAGCACACCAAAGACGCCGTATACATCGACGCCGAGCGACGCTTCcaggagctggaaaaggagacaaagaagctccACGATGAGTCCAAGAAATACTTCGAGGCCATCAATGGCATGCTCAACCACCAGATTGAATTTAGTAAAGCAATGACAGAGGTCTACAAGCCCATCTCTGGTCGCGTGTCCGACCCCGACTCCATAAAGCCTGAAGGGAACCCTGAGGGTATTGCTGCCTGTGAGGAATATGAGGCTGTTGTGCAAGAGCTACAGGAGACGCTGGCTCCGGAGCTGGAGACTATAGAGTCTAGAGTTATCCGGCCGGCCAACGAGCTGCTAGATGTGATCAAGGTCATCCGAAAAACTGCTGTGAAGCGAGATCACAAGCAGCTCGACTACGATCGGCATCGCACTAccctcaagaagctccaaGATAAGAAGGATCGCTCGGCCAAGGACGAAAAGGCCATGTGGAAGGCTGAAGGCGACTGTGAGCAAGCAACGCAGGATTTTGAATACTACAACAATCTCTTGAAAGACGAGCTGCCCAAGCTCTTCCAGCTAGAGCAAGAGTTCATCAAGCCGCTCTTCCAGTCCTTCTACTACATGCAGCTCAATATTTTCTACACATTACACGAGCGGATGCAGCGATGCGATATTGGATACTTTGATCTGACTAGGGACATTGAAGAGGCCTTCAACGAGAAGCGAGGTGATATCCAGGAGCAAGCTGAAGCGCTGAGTATCGTACGATTCAAGACTACTGGACAGCGACGGCCGCCTCCCAAGGTCGGTGGTCGCCCTACGATCGAGGCTGCTAAGCCTCAGGGATTGCTCACCGCAGGTTCTGCAACACCAGAGAAGATGAGCCCCAAGTTTGGTGGCTTCCCAGCAGAAGACGCGGGCGAAGCCgctgcgccgccgccatatAGCCCTTCTACGAAGCCCGGCCTTTCAACGCTTGTTGCCGGCAAGGCGaagcctccgccgccgcccaagcccaagccgaCCCGTCTGAGCGGCGCGCCGCCGCCTGAGACAGTGACGGCTCTGTACGACTTCGCGGCACAGGCAGAGGGTGACCTGAGTTTCCGAGCGGGTGATGTCATTGAGATCATACAAAGAACACAGAACGAGAATGAATGGTGGCAAGGCAAAGTGAACGGAAAGCAAGGACAGTTTCCAG GAAACTATGTCAAATTGAACTAG
- a CDS encoding csbD-like domain-containing protein, whose amino-acid sequence MSDNSNNKPSTLQSYVDSATGAVQNAVGSLMGNSGDQAKGELRQDKAQAEYDASQAAVKLPGGTIGSTGAFAKDDPNRTEGSWNQTVGAAKETLGGLVGNESLKSSGRQQNLEGQQQEAKGQLHDYGHGMGDRVQGTVGSAVAGLTGDRSGQAHYEELHDKGKTQQRGAEHDIQKQGEANY is encoded by the exons ATGTCTGACAACTCCAACAACAAGCCCTCTACTCTCCAGTCCTACGTCGACTCCGCCACTGGTGCCGTCCAGAATGCTGTCGGCAGCTTGATGGGCAACTCGGGCGATCAGGCCAAGGGCGAGCTTCGCCAGGACAAGGCTCAGGCTGAGTACGACGCTTCACAGGCAGCAGTCAAGCTCCCCGGCGGCACCATCGGCAGCACAGGTGCCTTTGCCAAGGATGACCCCAACCGGACCGAGGGCTCATGGAATCAAACCGTTGGTGCCGCTAAGGAGACACTTGGTGGTCTTGTCGGCAATGAG TCTCTGAAGTCGTCTGGTCGTCAACAGAACCTCGAgggccagcagcaggaggccAAGGGCCAGCTGCACGACTACGGCCATGGAATGGGTGATCGTGTCCAGGGAACCGTCGGCAGTGCTGTCGCTGGCCTCACCGGAGACAGATCAGGCCAGGCACACTACGAGGAGTTGCACGATAAGGGCAAGACACAGCAGCGTGGTGCCGAGCACGACATCCAGAAGCAAGGCGAGGCCAACTACTAA